Part of the Synechococcus sp. HK01-R genome is shown below.
GGCCTTGGCTTGGCCGCCTGCAGCTGTCTGATCCTTGGTTTTGGCACGTAGATCCGTGGCCTTGATGCCGCGTCTCCTGAGCTGGCGCCTGGCGTCGACGGGATCACTGGCACGGATCGTCACCGATCGCGCCTGTCCTGAGGCGGAGGTGTAGCTGGCGGTGAAGGTGACCATCGATCAGCGCCTGGGTCAGCCGTTCAGCAACCGTTCCAGTTCGGACGGTTTGCTCGCTTTGGTTCTCGCCTCATCCAGGCTGATCTCGCCGCGGTTGACCAAATCCGCTAAGGCCTTCTCCAGGGTCTGCATCCCCTGCTCTCCCCCGGTCTGGATCTGCGAGTAGAGCTGAGCGGTCTTGCCCTCGCGGATCAGATTCGCCACGGCTGGTGTGTTGATCAGGATTTCCTGGGCCATCACCCGGCCGAACTGGCCTGGTTGAGGATTCTCTTTCCGGCAGAGGGTCTGGGAGAACACCGCCACCAGGCTTCCAGACAGCTGCACGCGGATCTGGGTCTGCTGGCCGGGTGGGAATACATCCACCATGCGGTCGACGGTTTGAGCGGCCGAGCTGGTGTGCAAGGTGCCAAACACCAGGTGACCTGTTTCCGCGGCGGTGATCGCCAGCTGGATTGTTTCGAGATCGCGCATCTCCCCCACAAGGATCACGTCCGGGTCCTCCCGCAGGGCTGCTCGCAGGGCATTGGCGAAGCTGCGGGTGTCTTCGTTGAGCTGCCGTTGGTGCACCAGGCTGCGATCACTTCGATACACAAACTCGATTGG
Proteins encoded:
- a CDS encoding type IV pilus twitching motility protein PilT, with protein sequence MDLMIEDLMEQLVQGSGSDLHLASGQPPYGRFSGQLRPLTETPLTEETCNRLIFSMLNNSQRKTLEQTWELDCAYGLKGVARFRVNVYRQKGSYAACLRALGSSIPSIEALQLPSVVVETSKRPRGLVLVTGPTGSGKTTTLAALLDHINHTRAEHILTIEDPIEFVYRSDRSLVHQRQLNEDTRSFANALRAALREDPDVILVGEMRDLETIQLAITAAETGHLVFGTLHTSSAAQTVDRMVDVFPPGQQTQIRVQLSGSLVAVFSQTLCRKENPQPGQFGRVMAQEILINTPAVANLIREGKTAQLYSQIQTGGEQGMQTLEKALADLVNRGEISLDEARTKASKPSELERLLNG